One Deltaproteobacteria bacterium genomic region harbors:
- the gspG gene encoding type II secretion system protein GspG produces the protein MSRRTASAGFTLIEMMVVMVIIGLLMALVGPRFIRQEEKAKVGAARAQIELLGTALDTFRLDVGRYPSTQEGLAALRQRPFGTDRWDGPYLKKDLPKDPWEHPYYYRSPGEGGRPYDLYSYGADGAPGGDGDNRDITSWEGGTG, from the coding sequence GTCACGGCGTACAGCGAGCGCAGGCTTCACGCTCATCGAGATGATGGTCGTGATGGTCATCATCGGCCTTCTGATGGCTCTCGTCGGCCCGCGCTTCATCCGGCAGGAGGAGAAGGCGAAGGTGGGGGCCGCGCGAGCCCAGATCGAGCTCCTCGGCACGGCGCTCGACACCTTCCGGCTCGACGTGGGCCGCTATCCGAGCACGCAGGAGGGCCTCGCCGCGCTGCGCCAGCGTCCCTTCGGCACCGACCGCTGGGACGGGCCCTATCTCAAGAAGGACCTCCCGAAGGATCCCTGGGAGCACCCGTACTACTACCGCAGCCCCGGCGAGGGCGGCCGCCCCTACGACCTCTACTCCTACGGCGCCGATGGGGCGCCGGGCGGCGACGGCGACAACCGCGACATCACGAGCTGGGAAGGTGGCAC